From the genome of Nicotiana sylvestris chromosome 2, ASM39365v2, whole genome shotgun sequence, one region includes:
- the LOC104227261 gene encoding ATP synthase subunit beta, mitochondrial, which translates to MASRRFLSSMLRSSIRHSSSKPSLTTHIHRPSPAGHLLHRAVNYATSAAAKATPAPQKKTPPPKIKETGGKITDEYTGAGAIGSVCQVIGAVVDVRFDEGLPPILTALEVMDNDIRLVLEVAQHLGENMVRTIAMDGTEGLVRGQRVLNTGSPITVPVGRATLGRIINVIGEAIDERGDIKTDHYLPIHREAPSFVEQATEQQILVTGIKVVDLLAPYQKGGKIGLFGGAGVGKTVLIMELINNVAKAHGGFSVFAGVGERTREGNDLYREMIESGVIKLGDKQGESKCALVYGQMNEPPGARARVGLTGLTVAEHFRDAEGQDVLLFIDNIFRFTQANSEVSALLGRIPSAVGYQPTLATDLGGLQERITTTKKGSITSVQAIYVPADDLTDPAPATTFAHLDATTVLSRQISELGIYPAVDPLDSTSRMLSPHILGEDHYNTARGVQKVLQNYKNLQDIIAILGMDELSEDDKLTVARARKIQRFLSQPFHVAEVFTGAPGKYVDLKESIQSFQGVLDGKYDDLSEQSFYMVGGIEEVIAKAEKIAKESAS; encoded by the exons ATGGCTTCTCGAAGGTTCCTTTCCTCCATGCTCCGCTCATCCATACGTCACTCTTCCTCAAAACCCTCACTCACAACCCATATCCACCGCCCCTCTCCGGCCGGCCACCTTCTCCACCGCGCCGTCAACTACGCCACCTCTGCCGCCGCAAAGGCGACGCCTGCACCTCAGAAAAAAACTCCTCCTCCGAAGATTAAGGAAACAGGCGGTAAGATCACCGATGAGTACACCGGCGCTGGTGCCATTGGGAGCGTATGTCAGGTGATCGGAGCTGTTGTGGATGTCCGGTTCGATGAAGGTCTGCCGCCAATTTTGACGGCGTTAGAAGTGATGGATAATGATATAAGGTTGGTGCTAGAGGTAGCTCAACATTTGGGAGAAAATATGGTTAGGACTATTGCTATGGATGGGACTGAAGGGCTTGTGCGTGGTCAAAGAGTCCTCAATACTGGCTCCCCTATTACT GTGCCTGTTGGCAGGGCTACACTTGGTCGAATTATAAATGTCATTGGAGAGGCCATTGATGAAAGGGGTGATATAA AAACGGATCATTATCTCCCGATTCACCGTGAAGCTCCATCTTTTGTTGAACAAGCAACTGAGCAACAGATCCTTGTGACTGGAATTAAG GTGGTGGATCTACTTGCTCCTTATCAAAAAGGTGGAAAGATTGGACTTTTTGGTGGTGCAGGTGTTGGAAAGACGGTGCTTATTATGGAGCTTATTAACAACGTTGCCAAGGCCCATG GTGGTTTCTCAGTGTTTGCTGGTGTTGGTGAACGTACTCGGGAGGGTAATGATTTGTACAGAGAAATGATTGAGAGTGGTGTTATTAAGCTTGGTGATAAGCAG GGTGAAAGCAAATGTGCTTTGGTATATGGTCAAATGAATGAACCTCCTGGTGCTCGTGCTCGTGTTGGGCTCACTGGGCTGACAGTTGCTGAACACTTCCGAGATGCTGAAGGGCAAGATGTGCTCCTTTTCATCGATAATATTTTTCGCTTCACTCAA GCCAACTCTGAGGTGTCTGCTTTGCTTGGTCGTATTCCCTCTGCTGTCGGTTACCAGCCAACTTTAGCTACAGATCTTGGGGGGCTTCAAGAGAGGATTACTACAACTAAGAAGGGGTCCATCACATCAGTCCAAGCTATCTATGTGCCTGCTGATGACTTGACTGATCCAGCCCCTGCTACCACCTTTGCTCACCTTGATGCTACAACCGTGTTATCTCGGCAG ATTTCTGAGCTTGGTATTTATCCTGCAGTGGATCCCTTAGATTCTACGTCCCGTATGCTTTCTCCTCATATCCTAGGTGAAGATCATTATAATACTGCGCGAGGTGTACAAAAGGTTCTCCAGAACTACAAGAATCTCCAGGATATTATCGCCATTCTGGGAATGGATGAACTGAGTGAAGATGACAAACTAACTGTTGCTCGTGCTCGTAAAATTCAGAGGTTCTTGAGCCAGCCTTTCCATGTTGCAGAAGTATTTACTGGTGCCCCTGGAAAGTATGTGGATTTGAAAGAGAGCATCCAAAGTTTTCAG GGTGTCCTGGACGGGAAATATGATGACCTATCAGAGCAATCGTTTTACATGGTTGGGGGTATAGAAGAAGTCATTGCTAAGGCTGAGAAGATTGCGAAGGAGTCAGCTAGTTGA